One stretch of Variovorax sp. TBS-050B DNA includes these proteins:
- a CDS encoding ribonuclease P protein component, producing MQRLKTRAQFQAVLAGATVARTAHFALHRCALDTTSSAQPLFGSDDVWIGAMVPKRWARRAVTRNAIKRQVYAVSAAQGAVLPHAAHVVRLRAAFDRKEFVSATSDKLKAAVRAELQQLLARAARPPSAPAP from the coding sequence ATGCAGCGGCTCAAGACCCGCGCGCAGTTCCAGGCCGTCCTCGCAGGTGCCACCGTGGCGCGCACCGCGCATTTCGCATTGCATCGCTGCGCGCTCGACACCACGTCGAGCGCGCAGCCTTTGTTTGGGTCCGACGATGTCTGGATCGGCGCGATGGTGCCCAAGCGCTGGGCGCGCCGCGCGGTCACGCGCAATGCGATCAAGCGCCAGGTCTACGCGGTGAGCGCGGCGCAGGGCGCTGTACTGCCGCATGCGGCGCACGTGGTGCGGCTGCGCGCCGCCTTCGACCGCAAGGAATTCGTGAGCGCCACCTCCGACAAGCTCAAGGCGGCGGTGCGTGCCGAGCTGCAGCAATTGCTGGCGCGCGCCGCGCGCCCGCCATCGGCACCCGCACCATGA
- a CDS encoding monovalent cation:proton antiporter-2 (CPA2) family protein, whose amino-acid sequence MSSFDLTLLYLLAAVIGVVVCRSLKLPPMLGYLSAGVLIGPHALALAQNSEAISHLGEFGVVFLMFVIGLEFSLPKLRAMRRHVFGLGMLQVLLTMAIATAGALLIATWLPPAWQLGWQTALALSGALTMSSTAIVVKLMAERLELESEHGKRVMGVLLFQDLAVVPLLVLIPALGAPPETLATAIGLALVKAVVLIGILLYGGPRIMRWWLTLVARRRSEELFILNVLLITLGLAWLTELAGLSLALGAFIAGMLVSETEYKHQVETDIRPFHDVLLGLFFITVGMTLDWHIVVERWALVGVLLVLPLAFKLALVTLLARVLGATAGVSLRTGLYLAQAGEFGFVLLALAQSRSLLPEWLAHPVLASMVLSMLATPFIVMYTNAIVRKLVASDWLQQSLQMTTIARKTINTAQHVIICGYGRCGQNLARILEREGIPYMALDLDPDRVRQAASAGDSVVFGDAARLQALMAAGLARASAVVVTYLDVPGAMKVLANTRAHAPQVPVIVRTQDDLDLEKLQAAGATEVVPEAIEGSLMLASHALALVGVPMRRVIRVVQDQRDARYKLLRGYFHGADDDNADELDHERLNTFTLNPGARAIGQTLERLALDTLGVRIASLRRHGHAQPLSGSTVLSDGDTLVLSGKPAAIAVAIERLQKG is encoded by the coding sequence ATGTCTTCGTTCGATCTCACGCTGTTGTACTTGCTCGCCGCGGTGATCGGCGTGGTGGTCTGCCGTTCGCTCAAGCTGCCGCCGATGCTCGGCTACCTCTCGGCCGGGGTGCTGATCGGGCCGCATGCGCTGGCGCTGGCGCAGAACTCCGAGGCGATCAGCCACCTGGGCGAGTTCGGCGTGGTGTTCCTGATGTTCGTGATCGGGCTGGAATTCAGCCTGCCCAAGCTGCGCGCGATGCGCAGGCATGTGTTCGGGCTCGGCATGCTGCAGGTGCTGCTGACCATGGCGATCGCCACCGCGGGCGCGCTGCTGATCGCCACCTGGCTGCCGCCGGCCTGGCAGCTGGGCTGGCAGACCGCGCTGGCGCTCTCGGGTGCGCTGACCATGAGCAGCACGGCGATCGTGGTGAAGCTGATGGCCGAGCGGCTCGAACTGGAGAGCGAGCACGGCAAGCGCGTGATGGGCGTGCTGCTGTTCCAGGATCTGGCGGTGGTGCCGCTGCTGGTGCTGATTCCCGCCCTGGGCGCGCCGCCCGAGACGCTGGCCACCGCGATCGGCCTGGCGCTGGTGAAGGCGGTGGTGCTGATCGGCATCCTGCTCTACGGCGGCCCGCGCATCATGCGCTGGTGGCTCACGCTGGTCGCGCGGCGTCGCAGCGAGGAGCTCTTCATCCTGAACGTGCTGCTGATCACGCTGGGGCTGGCCTGGCTCACCGAACTCGCGGGGCTGAGCCTTGCGCTCGGCGCCTTCATCGCGGGCATGCTGGTGTCGGAGACCGAGTACAAGCACCAGGTCGAGACCGACATCCGCCCGTTCCACGACGTGCTGCTGGGCCTCTTCTTCATCACCGTGGGCATGACGCTCGACTGGCACATCGTGGTGGAGCGGTGGGCGCTGGTCGGGGTGCTGCTGGTGCTGCCGCTGGCGTTCAAGCTGGCGCTGGTCACGCTGCTGGCGCGGGTGCTCGGCGCCACCGCGGGCGTGTCGCTGCGCACCGGGCTCTACCTCGCGCAGGCCGGCGAGTTCGGCTTCGTGCTGCTCGCGCTGGCCCAGTCGCGCAGCCTGCTGCCGGAGTGGCTCGCGCATCCGGTGCTGGCGTCGATGGTGCTGTCGATGCTCGCCACGCCGTTCATCGTGATGTACACCAATGCGATCGTGCGCAAGCTGGTGGCGAGCGACTGGCTGCAGCAGTCGCTGCAGATGACCACCATCGCGCGCAAGACCATCAACACCGCGCAGCACGTGATCATCTGCGGCTACGGGCGCTGCGGCCAGAACCTGGCGCGCATCCTGGAGCGCGAGGGCATTCCGTACATGGCGCTGGACCTCGACCCCGACCGCGTGCGCCAGGCCGCGTCGGCGGGCGATTCGGTGGTGTTCGGCGACGCGGCCCGGCTGCAGGCGCTGATGGCGGCGGGGCTGGCGCGCGCCAGCGCAGTGGTCGTGACCTACCTCGACGTGCCCGGCGCGATGAAGGTGCTGGCCAACACGCGCGCCCATGCGCCGCAGGTGCCGGTGATCGTGCGCACGCAGGACGACCTCGACCTGGAGAAGCTGCAGGCCGCCGGCGCGACCGAGGTGGTGCCCGAAGCCATCGAGGGCTCGCTGATGCTCGCGAGCCATGCGCTGGCGCTGGTCGGGGTGCCGATGCGGCGCGTGATCCGCGTGGTGCAGGACCAGCGCGATGCGCGCTACAAGCTGCTGCGCGGGTACTTCCACGGCGCCGACGACGACAACGCCGACGAACTCGACCACGAGCGGCTCAACACCTTCACGCTGAACCCGGGCGCGCGCGCGATCGGCCAGACGCTCGAGCGGCTCGCGCTCGACACGCTGGGCGTGCGCATCGCGAGCCTGCGCCGCCACGGGCATGCCCAACCCCTCAGCGGCAGCACGGTGCTGTCCGACGGCGACACGCTGGTGCTCTCGGGCAAGCCGGCCGCGATCGCGGTCGCCATCGAAAGGCTGCAGAAGGGCTGA
- the yidC gene encoding membrane protein insertase YidC, which translates to MNDIRRTILWVIFGFSLVLLWDQWQIFNGNKPTFLPSTKPAAVAGNAPAASAPAAGSSVPAAAPASGAGAGAVPTQAAAAAPREQVSVTTDLFKASIDSEGATVNHLELLKYDEADRTKHVVLFDNSSPATRYVAQTGLLNQAGGERFPTHLTPMKPKAGPREMAEGQNTLEVSFESEPAGGLKYIKTYVFQRGDYAIRVRHEIVNVGDQPRDAQLYLQLLRHGTVASSTMFGTNTFTGPAAYTNEKKFHKLDFKDIAKGKVEPPPPANDGWIAMVQHYFVSAWLLKGDPASEQLKREFRVKDLGDNLFTIAMVATVPQIAPGQTQVVNTALFAGPEEEKKLEAIAPGLDLVKDYGIFAIISKPLYWLLNQLHGILGNWGWAIVALVVLLKAAFYWLNAKAYASMAKMKAINPKIMEMRERLKDKPQEMQQEMMRIYREEKVNPMGGCFPILIQIPVFIALYWVLLSSVEMRHAPWIGWITDLSAPDPWYILPIVMTLTSLFQTWLNPTPPDPMQAKLMWIMPLAFSVMFIFFPAGLVLYWITNNVLSIAQQWFINKRLGVLGK; encoded by the coding sequence ATGAACGATATACGCCGCACGATCCTGTGGGTGATCTTTGGTTTCTCGCTGGTGCTCCTGTGGGACCAGTGGCAGATCTTCAACGGCAACAAGCCGACCTTCCTGCCGTCGACCAAGCCCGCCGCCGTGGCCGGCAACGCACCGGCGGCCAGCGCCCCCGCCGCCGGCAGCAGCGTGCCGGCCGCCGCCCCGGCCTCGGGTGCCGGCGCAGGCGCCGTGCCCACGCAGGCGGCCGCGGCCGCGCCGCGCGAGCAGGTCAGCGTGACCACCGACCTGTTCAAGGCGTCGATCGACAGCGAGGGCGCGACCGTCAACCATCTCGAACTGCTGAAGTACGACGAGGCCGACCGCACCAAGCACGTGGTGCTGTTCGACAACAGCTCGCCGGCCACGCGCTACGTGGCCCAGACCGGCCTGCTGAACCAGGCGGGCGGCGAGCGCTTTCCCACCCACCTGACGCCGATGAAGCCCAAGGCCGGTCCGCGCGAGATGGCCGAGGGACAGAACACGCTGGAGGTGAGCTTCGAGAGCGAACCCGCGGGCGGCCTCAAGTACATCAAGACCTACGTGTTCCAGCGCGGCGACTACGCGATCCGCGTGCGCCATGAAATCGTCAACGTGGGCGACCAGCCGCGCGACGCGCAGCTCTACCTGCAGCTGCTGCGCCACGGCACCGTGGCCTCGAGCACGATGTTCGGCACCAACACCTTCACCGGTCCTGCGGCGTACACCAACGAGAAGAAGTTCCACAAGCTCGACTTCAAGGACATCGCCAAGGGCAAGGTCGAGCCGCCGCCGCCCGCCAACGACGGCTGGATCGCGATGGTGCAGCACTACTTCGTCTCGGCCTGGCTGCTCAAGGGCGACCCGGCGAGCGAGCAGCTCAAGCGCGAGTTCCGCGTGAAGGACCTGGGCGACAACCTGTTCACCATCGCAATGGTGGCCACCGTGCCGCAGATCGCGCCGGGCCAGACCCAGGTCGTGAACACGGCGCTGTTCGCCGGTCCCGAGGAAGAGAAGAAGCTCGAGGCGATCGCGCCCGGCCTCGACCTCGTGAAGGACTACGGCATCTTCGCGATCATCTCCAAGCCGCTGTACTGGCTGCTGAACCAGCTGCACGGCATCCTCGGCAACTGGGGCTGGGCGATCGTGGCGCTGGTGGTGCTGCTGAAGGCGGCCTTCTACTGGCTCAACGCCAAGGCTTACGCGAGCATGGCCAAGATGAAGGCCATCAACCCCAAGATCATGGAAATGCGCGAGCGGCTCAAGGACAAGCCGCAGGAGATGCAGCAGGAGATGATGCGGATCTACCGCGAGGAAAAGGTCAACCCGATGGGCGGCTGCTTCCCGATCCTTATCCAGATCCCGGTGTTCATCGCGCTCTACTGGGTGCTGCTGTCCTCGGTCGAGATGCGCCATGCGCCGTGGATCGGCTGGATCACCGACCTCTCGGCGCCCGATCCCTGGTACATCCTGCCGATCGTGATGACGCTGACCTCGCTGTTCCAGACCTGGCTCAACCCGACGCCGCCCGATCCGATGCAGGCCAAGCTGATGTGGATCATGCCGCTCGCGTTCAGCGTGATGTTCATCTTCTTCCCGGCCGGCCTGGTGCTGTACTGGATCACGAACAACGTGCTGTCGATCGCGCAGCAGTGGTTCATCAACAAGCGCCTCGGCGTGCTTGGCAAGTAA
- the dnaN gene encoding DNA polymerase III subunit beta, translated as MIVLKATQDKVLAALQSVAGIVERRHTLPILANVLIRKTGGQIQLTTSDLEIQIRTTAELGGDEGNFTTTIGARKLIDILRTMPADQTVSLESSASKLVLKGGKSRFTLQSLPAEDFPLVQEAANFGPVFSVPQKTLKDLLSQVSFAMAVHDIRYYLNGILFVAEGKQLSLVATDGHRLAFASATLDVEVPRQEVILPRKTVLEMQRLLSDAEGAIEMQFANNQAKFSFGGMEFVTKLVEGKFPDYNRVIPKNHKNSVTLGRAPLLASLQRTAILTSEKFKGVRLNIEPGTLRIASNNAEQEEAQDELDIDYGGDAIEIGFNVTYLIDALANMGQDMVKLDLADSNSSALLTIPENSTFKYVVMPMRI; from the coding sequence ATGATCGTTTTGAAGGCAACCCAAGACAAAGTCCTCGCCGCGCTGCAGTCGGTGGCGGGCATCGTGGAACGGCGCCATACGCTGCCGATCCTCGCGAACGTGCTGATCCGCAAGACGGGAGGGCAGATCCAGCTGACCACCAGCGACCTGGAGATCCAGATCCGCACCACGGCCGAACTCGGCGGCGACGAAGGCAACTTCACCACCACCATCGGCGCGCGCAAGCTGATCGACATCCTGCGCACCATGCCGGCCGACCAGACCGTGAGCCTCGAATCGAGCGCGAGCAAGCTGGTGCTCAAGGGCGGCAAGAGCCGCTTCACGCTGCAGTCGCTGCCGGCGGAAGACTTTCCGCTGGTGCAGGAAGCCGCCAACTTCGGTCCGGTCTTCAGCGTGCCGCAGAAGACGCTGAAGGACCTGCTCTCGCAGGTCTCGTTCGCGATGGCGGTGCACGACATCCGCTACTACCTCAACGGCATCCTGTTCGTGGCCGAGGGCAAGCAGCTGAGCCTGGTCGCGACCGACGGCCACCGCCTGGCCTTCGCTTCGGCCACGCTCGACGTCGAGGTGCCGCGCCAGGAAGTGATCCTGCCGCGCAAGACCGTGCTCGAGATGCAGCGCCTGCTGTCCGATGCCGAGGGCGCGATCGAGATGCAGTTCGCGAACAACCAGGCCAAGTTCAGCTTCGGCGGCATGGAGTTCGTCACCAAGCTGGTCGAGGGCAAGTTCCCCGACTACAACCGCGTGATCCCCAAGAACCACAAGAACTCGGTCACGCTCGGCCGCGCGCCGCTGCTCGCGAGCCTGCAGCGCACCGCCATCCTGACCAGCGAGAAGTTCAAGGGCGTGCGCCTGAACATCGAGCCCGGCACGCTGCGCATCGCATCGAACAACGCCGAGCAGGAAGAGGCGCAGGACGAGCTCGACATCGACTACGGCGGCGACGCCATCGAGATCGGCTTCAACGTGACCTACCTGATCGACGCCCTCGCGAACATGGGCCAGGACATGGTCAAGCTGGACCTGGCCGACTCGAACAGCTCGGCGCTGCTGACCATCCCCGAGAACTCGACCTTCAAGTACGTCGTGATGCCGATGCGGATCTGA
- the mnmE gene encoding tRNA uridine-5-carboxymethylaminomethyl(34) synthesis GTPase MnmE yields the protein MLARTTDPIAAVATAPGRGAVGIVRVSGARLAPLIDAICGRALKPREATYLPFRDADGTPIDHGLAIHFPSPHSFTGEDVLELQAHGGAVVLQLLLARCLAAAAEPDPVSGRPRLPGLRVAEPGEFSQRAFLNGKIDLAQAEAIADLIDASTEAAARSAGRSLSGAFSREIHTLRDALIHLRMLVEATLDFPEEEIDFLQKADAAGQLAALQAQLAAVQQRARQGALLREGIKVVIAGQPNAGKSSLLNALAGAELAIVSAVAGTTRDVVSQTIQIHGVPLHVADTAGLRESSDEVEQIGVARAWGQIESADAVLFLHDLTRAGQDDYAAADAEILRGLQQKLPAAVPVLHVWNKQDAAPVAAPNEGIALSAKTGLGIEALREQLLAMAGWQAVPEGTYLARARHVQALARVDTHLAMAAAHLAAQAQSLDLLAEELRLAQNALNEITGEFGADDLLGVIFSRFCIGK from the coding sequence ATGCTCGCCCGCACCACCGACCCCATCGCCGCCGTCGCCACCGCCCCGGGGCGCGGTGCGGTGGGCATCGTGCGCGTCTCGGGCGCGCGGCTCGCGCCGCTGATCGACGCGATCTGCGGCCGGGCGCTCAAGCCGCGCGAGGCCACCTACCTGCCCTTTCGCGACGCCGACGGCACGCCGATCGACCATGGCCTCGCGATCCACTTCCCCTCGCCGCACTCCTTCACCGGCGAGGACGTGCTCGAACTGCAGGCGCACGGCGGCGCGGTCGTGCTGCAGCTGCTGCTCGCGCGCTGCCTGGCGGCGGCGGCCGAACCCGATCCGGTCAGCGGCCGGCCGCGCCTGCCCGGCCTGCGCGTGGCCGAGCCCGGCGAATTCAGCCAGCGCGCCTTCCTCAACGGCAAGATCGACCTCGCGCAGGCCGAGGCCATCGCCGACCTGATCGACGCGAGCACCGAGGCCGCCGCGCGCAGCGCCGGGCGCTCGCTCTCGGGCGCCTTCTCGCGCGAGATCCACACGCTGCGCGATGCGCTGATCCATCTGCGCATGCTGGTCGAGGCCACGCTCGACTTTCCCGAGGAGGAGATCGACTTCCTGCAGAAGGCCGATGCCGCCGGCCAACTCGCCGCGCTGCAGGCGCAGCTCGCGGCGGTACAGCAGCGCGCGCGCCAGGGGGCGCTGCTGCGCGAGGGCATCAAGGTGGTGATCGCCGGGCAGCCCAACGCGGGCAAGAGTTCGCTGCTCAACGCGCTCGCGGGTGCCGAGCTCGCGATCGTGAGCGCGGTGGCCGGCACCACGCGCGACGTGGTCTCGCAGACCATCCAGATCCACGGCGTGCCGCTGCACGTGGCCGACACCGCCGGCCTGCGCGAGAGCAGCGACGAGGTCGAGCAGATCGGCGTGGCGCGCGCCTGGGGCCAGATCGAGAGTGCCGACGCGGTGCTGTTCCTGCACGACCTGACGCGCGCCGGGCAGGACGACTATGCCGCCGCCGACGCCGAGATCCTGCGCGGCCTGCAACAGAAGCTGCCCGCCGCCGTGCCGGTGCTCCACGTCTGGAACAAGCAGGATGCCGCGCCGGTCGCCGCACCGAACGAAGGCATTGCCCTGTCGGCCAAGACCGGCCTCGGCATCGAGGCCCTGCGCGAGCAACTGCTCGCGATGGCGGGCTGGCAGGCCGTGCCCGAAGGCACCTACCTCGCGCGCGCCCGCCACGTGCAGGCGCTGGCGCGCGTCGACACCCATCTCGCCATGGCCGCCGCCCACCTCGCGGCCCAGGCCCAGTCGCTCGACCTGCTGGCCGAGGAACTGCGCCTGGCGCAGAACGCGCTCAACGAAATCACCGGCGAGTTCGGCGCGGACGATCTGCTCGGCGTCATCTTTTCGCGCTTCTGCATCGGTAAATAG
- a CDS encoding cyclic nucleotide-binding domain-containing protein, with amino-acid sequence MTIQNLSRAIADNNSNDAFALTLNVQQWETLAGYLQAIDTSVGDILIEQGTHDRSVFFVESGAISVHRVSSKEQMKLAVLMAGAVVGEGSFFSREPHSANVVVTGAGRVWRLTAIRFAEMSNRQPNLALELAMGLGAVIAKRMAHRSKRVAVT; translated from the coding sequence ATGACCATCCAGAACCTGAGCCGCGCCATCGCGGACAACAACAGCAACGACGCCTTTGCGCTCACGCTCAACGTGCAGCAATGGGAAACGTTGGCGGGCTACCTGCAGGCCATCGACACCAGCGTGGGCGACATCCTGATCGAGCAGGGCACGCACGACCGCTCGGTCTTCTTCGTCGAGAGCGGCGCGATCAGCGTGCACCGCGTGAGCAGCAAGGAGCAGATGAAGCTCGCCGTGCTCATGGCCGGCGCGGTCGTGGGCGAGGGTTCGTTCTTCTCGCGCGAACCGCATTCGGCCAACGTGGTGGTCACCGGCGCGGGCCGCGTGTGGCGCCTCACCGCCATCCGCTTCGCCGAGATGTCGAACCGGCAACCCAACCTCGCGCTCGAGCTCGCGATGGGGCTCGGCGCGGTGATCGCCAAGCGCATGGCGCACCGCTCCAAGCGCGTCGCGGTGACCTGA
- the rpmH gene encoding 50S ribosomal protein L34, with product MKRTYQASKVRRARTHGFLVRMKTRGGRAVINARRAKGRKRLAV from the coding sequence ATGAAACGCACTTACCAAGCTTCCAAAGTCCGCCGCGCCCGTACCCACGGCTTCCTGGTCCGCATGAAGACCCGCGGCGGCCGTGCCGTCATCAACGCACGCCGCGCCAAGGGCCGCAAGCGCCTGGCCGTCTGA
- the yidD gene encoding membrane protein insertion efficiency factor YidD yields MKRLLIALVKGYRLLLSPWLGQSCRFEPTCSVYSIEALETHGALKGSYLTLHRIARCQPWCQGGHDPVPPKSQRRTGGSGSLFSSLLPSDKKSSS; encoded by the coding sequence ATGAAGCGCCTGCTGATCGCGCTGGTCAAGGGCTATCGCCTGCTGCTGAGCCCGTGGCTCGGCCAGTCGTGCCGCTTCGAGCCGACCTGCTCCGTCTATTCGATCGAGGCGCTCGAAACCCACGGCGCGCTCAAGGGCAGCTACCTCACCCTGCACCGCATCGCGCGCTGCCAGCCCTGGTGCCAGGGCGGGCACGATCCGGTTCCACCGAAATCACAGCGTCGCACTGGGGGCTCAGGCTCGCTGTTTTCGTCTCTTCTCCCCTCCGACAAGAAGTCTTCGTCATGA
- the dnaA gene encoding chromosomal replication initiator protein DnaA produces the protein MSTDGIGESLWQACVDQLAQELSEQQFNTWIKPLTAQVADDLSRMTVFVANRFKLDWIRAQYAGKIAAMAEKMYGQPVAVELALAPREAPVRAAPVAVMAETDVPRDVVGPGEEPAVAGFKNRLNSGLTFETLVEGTANRMARAAAMHVAGMPGHLYNPLFIYGGVGLGKTHLMHAVGNRLLADRPDAKVLYIHAEQFVSDVVKAYQRKTFDEFKERYHSLDLLLIDDVQFFANKDRTQEEFFNAFEALLAKKSHIVMTSDTYPKGLADIHERLVSRFDSGLTVAIEPPELEMRVAILINKARAESAEMPEEVAFFVAKNVRSNVRELEGALRKILAYSRFNQKEISIALAREALRDLLSIQNRQISVENIQKTVADYYKIKVADMYSKKRPASIARPRQIAMYLAKELTQKSLPEIGELFGGRDHTTVLHAVRKISGERQQLTELNQQLHVLEQTLKG, from the coding sequence ATGTCGACTGACGGCATCGGTGAGAGCCTCTGGCAGGCCTGCGTCGACCAGCTCGCCCAGGAGCTGTCCGAACAGCAATTCAACACCTGGATCAAGCCCCTGACGGCGCAGGTCGCGGACGACCTTTCGCGCATGACGGTGTTCGTGGCCAACCGCTTCAAGCTCGACTGGATCCGGGCCCAGTACGCCGGCAAGATCGCCGCCATGGCGGAGAAGATGTACGGCCAGCCGGTCGCCGTCGAGTTAGCGCTTGCTCCGCGCGAAGCCCCCGTGCGTGCTGCACCGGTGGCGGTCATGGCGGAGACCGACGTGCCGCGCGACGTGGTCGGCCCGGGCGAGGAGCCGGCGGTCGCGGGCTTCAAGAACCGCCTCAATTCCGGCCTGACCTTCGAGACCCTGGTCGAGGGCACGGCCAACCGCATGGCGCGCGCCGCGGCCATGCACGTGGCCGGCATGCCGGGCCATCTGTACAACCCGCTCTTCATCTACGGCGGCGTCGGCCTGGGCAAGACCCACCTGATGCACGCGGTGGGCAACCGGCTGCTGGCCGACCGGCCGGACGCCAAAGTTCTCTACATCCATGCGGAGCAGTTCGTCTCGGATGTGGTCAAGGCCTACCAGCGCAAGACCTTCGACGAGTTCAAGGAGCGTTACCACTCGCTCGACCTGCTGCTGATCGACGACGTGCAGTTCTTCGCCAACAAGGACCGGACGCAGGAAGAGTTCTTCAACGCGTTCGAGGCCCTGCTCGCCAAGAAGTCGCACATCGTGATGACCAGCGACACCTATCCCAAGGGTCTGGCCGACATCCACGAGCGGCTGGTGTCGCGCTTCGATTCGGGGCTCACGGTGGCGATCGAGCCGCCCGAGCTCGAGATGCGCGTGGCGATCCTGATCAACAAGGCGCGCGCCGAATCGGCCGAGATGCCCGAGGAAGTGGCCTTCTTCGTGGCCAAGAACGTGCGCTCCAACGTGCGCGAGCTCGAAGGCGCGCTGCGCAAGATCCTCGCCTACTCGCGCTTCAACCAGAAGGAGATCTCGATCGCCCTGGCGCGCGAGGCGCTGCGCGACCTGCTGTCGATCCAGAACCGGCAGATCTCGGTCGAGAACATCCAGAAGACGGTGGCCGACTATTACAAGATCAAGGTCGCCGACATGTACAGCAAGAAGCGCCCGGCCAGCATCGCGCGGCCGCGGCAGATCGCGATGTACCTGGCCAAGGAGCTCACGCAGAAGAGCCTGCCGGAGATCGGCGAGCTGTTCGGCGGACGCGACCACACCACGGTGCTGCACGCGGTGCGCAAGATCTCGGGCGAGCGCCAGCAGCTCACCGAACTCAACCAGCAGCTGCACGTGCTCGAGCAGACGCTCAAGGGCTGA